The region GCGCGGGTGGCTATGCCACCGAAATGAGCGAGGAATACCAGAAGGCCCAGGCCGAACTGGTCAGCGCGCACATCGCCAAGCAGGACATCGTGATCACGACGGCACTAATTCCGGGCCGCGCTGCACCGCGCCTGATCTCTGACGCGCAGATCGCGACGATGAAGCCGGGCTCGGTCATTTTCGACCTTGCTGTGGCGCAGGGCGGAAATGTCGAGGGTTCGGTGGCGGATGAGGTGGTCGAGAAGCACGGCGTCAAGATCGTCGGCTATTCGAACACGCCTGCGCACCTGCCGGCGGATGCTTCGGCGCTGTTCAGCCGCAATCTCTTCAACTTCCTCTCGGCCTTCTGGGACAAGGAGCAGGGCAAGCCTGTTCTGGACGAGGAAATCGGCAACGCCATCCGCCTGACGCAGGGCGGCAAGGTGGTCAACGAACGACTGCTCGGCTGAGGGGGAAAGCCATGGACTTCATATCGATCCTGAGCATTTTCGTGCTCGCCTGCTTTGTCGGGTATTACGTCGTCTGGTCGGTCACGCCGGCTCTTCATACGCCGCTGATGGCGGTGACCAATGCGATCTCGTCGGTGATCGTGGTGGGCGCGCTGGTCGCTTCGGCGGCTGCAGGTAGCCCATCGGCCAAGTGGCTGGGGCTGGGCGCCGTGGTGCTGGCTTCGGTCAACATCTTCGGCGGGTTCGCCGTGACGGCGCGCATGCTGGCGATGTACAAGAAGAAGGAGAAGAAGTGATGGAACACGTCGCTGTCTCTCCCTGGGTGGCGCTGGCCTATCTGGTCTCGGGCGTCCTCTTCATTCTCGCGCTGCGTGGGCTTTCCAGCCCGGCGACGAGCCGTGCAGGCAACCGCTATGGCATGATCGGCATGACCATCGCGGTGGTCACCACGCTGCTGACGCACGAAATTGCCAGCCTGCCGGAAATCATCGTGGCGCTGGCCATCGGTGGCGGCATCGGCTTCGTCATCGCCCGCAAGATCGCGATGACGGACATGCCGCAGCTGGTTGCCGCGTTCCACTCGCTGGTCGGCCTTGCCGCCGTGCTGGTGGGCCTTGCCGCCTACCTGAACCCCGACGCCTTCGGGATCATGCTGCCGGACGGCCAGATCAACCCGGTAAGCCGGATCGAGCTGGGTCTCGGCATCGCCATTGGTGCGATCACCTTCTCCGGCTCGGTCATCGCCTTCCTCAAGCTAGCCGGCAAGATGAGCGGATCGCCGATCCTGCTGCCGGGGCGCCACGTGCTCAACCTTGGCACGCTGATCGCGATCATCGGCCTGGTGGCATACTTCACGCAGGATCAGTCGGCCTGGGTGATCGCCACGATCACCGTACTGTCGTTCATCATCGGCTTCCTGCTGATCATCCCGATCGGCGGCGCGGACATGCCGGTGGTCGTCTCGATGCTCAACTCGTACTCGGGCTGGGCTGCGGCGGCGATGGGCTTCACGCTGCACAATACGGCGATGATCGTCACCGGCGCGCTGGTCGGTTCCTCGGGTGCGATCCTTTCGTACATCATGTGCAAGGCGATGAACCGCGGGTTCCTTGCTGTTATCGCAGGCGGCTTCGGGGCCGAGGCTGCTGCCGGTGGCGGTGCTGCCAAGGAGCAGCGCCCGTGGAAGCGCGGCTCTGCCGAAGACGCGGCCTACATGATGAAGGAAGCCGAGAACGTCATCATCATCCCGGGCTACGGCATGGCCGTGTCCCAGGCGCAGCACGCGCTGCGCGAGATGGGCGACGTGCTCAAGAAGGAAGGCGTCAACGTCAAGTACGCCATCCACCCGGTGGCGGGCCGCATGCCCGGCCACATGAACGTGCTGCTGGCCGAAGCCAACGTGCCCTACGATGAAGTGTTCGAGCTGGAAGACATCAACAGCGAGTTCGCGCAGGCTGACGTGGCCTTCATCATCGGCGCGAACGACGTGGTCAACCCGGCCGCCAAGACCGACAAGTCCTCACCGATCTACGGCATGCCGGTGTTCGACGTCGACAAGGCCAAGACGATCTTCTTCGTCAAGCGCTCGATGGGCGGCGTGGGCTATGCCGGCGTCGACAACGACGTGTTCTACATGGACCAGACCATGATGCTCCTCGCCGACGCCAAGAAGATGGTCGAAGACATCGTCAAGGCGCTGCAGCACTGATGCGCAAAGACGCTGCCGTCATCGCGATTGCCTTGGTAGCGGCGTCCTGTGCGCCATCGAAACTGGCTTATGGAAAGGTCCGCTCGGCACTTGTCGATGCGGGCCTTTCCGATTCCAATGCCGCCTGCATGGCGGAGCGCATGACCGATCGCTTGAGCATCGGACAGTTGCAGCGCCTGCAGGCGTTGCAGGGCACCAAGCGCGCACTGGCGGATTATGTGGCGACGGTGAAGCGCCTTGGCGACGCCGAACTGCTGGGCGTTACGACAAGCGCCGCAGCGCTCTGTGCGAGCGGCCTGGCGCCCGAGAAGAAGCGCTAGCGCTCTGGACCTCCCGCGCGGCCTTTCGTAAGGCCGGTGCAAACAGGGGCCTGTCATCCAAGCCCGGGGAGTTATCGTTTTGCGCAAGATCGGCCTTATCGGCGGCATGAGCTGGGTCTCGACCCGCACCTACTACGAAGACATCAACCAGCTGGTGCAGGCGCGCACCTCGAAGACGGCCAGTGCGCCGCTGCTGATCGAAAGCCTCGACTTCACCAACCTGATCCGGCTCTCGACGCCAGAGCAGTGGGACCATGCCGCCGAGGTGCTGACCGACAGCGCCCGCAGGCTCGAACAGGCCGGAGCGACTGCGCTGCTGATCGGCGCGAATTCGATGCACAAGGTCTATGATCATGTGGCGGCAGCAGTGTCCGTGCCGGTCATCCACATTGCCGACGCGGTGGGCGCGAAGATGAAGGAAGCGGGCGTCAGCAACGCCACGCTGATCGGCACCCGCAACGTCGTGATGGAGAGCTTCTACCGCAAGCGCCTCGTCGCGCATGGCGTCAGCCTCCTGCCACCGGTGGTCGAGGAAGTCGAGGCGATGGACAAGATCATCTACGACGAACTGATGCTGGGCAAGGCATCGCGGTCGGCTGAGCGGACCTTCAAGACCATGCTGACCAACATGGGCCAGCGCGGCGCAAAGGGCGCGGTTCTGGCGTGTACCGAGCTCGACATGGTGATCGACGTGGACGCCAACGTCCTGCCAATCTTCGATGGCACGCGCATCCACGCGCAGGCCGCGGTCGACTGGATTCTCGGTTGACCGCAGCGTGATCGAGGGCCGCGCTCCTTATGCCAGCGACCCTGCGCGCACGCGCGGGCGGGAGTTCGGGCTGGACGACAAGGCTTCACGCGGCCCACGAAGCGCGTTCCAGCGCGACCGCGACCGGATCATCCATTCCATTGCGTTCCGGCGTCTGCGCCACAAGACGCAAGTGTTCATCGCGCCCGATGGTGACCACTATCGGGTGCGACTGACGCATAGCCTGGAAGTGGCGCAGATCGGGCGCGTGATCGCGCGGGCGCTGGGCCTTGACGAGGATCTGACCGAGGCTTTGTGCCTGGCGCACGATATAGGCCATCCTCCCTTTGGCCACGCGGGGGAAGATGCTCTGGAGGAGGCCATGGCCGAGGCTGGTGGCTTCGATCACAACGCCAACACCCTGCGAGTGCTGATGCGGCTCGAAAGCCCTTATTGCGGACACGAGGGGTTGAACCTTTCCTGGGAGACGCTGGAGGGCTTGGCCAAGCACAACGGACCGATCCTGAAGCCGACCTGGGCGCTCGAGGAACTGGACGCTGCGTTTCCAATGGACCTCAGCTCGTTCGCGTCGCTGGAGGCACAAGTCGCGGCAATCTCGGATGATATTGCCTACGACAATCACGATATCGACGACGGTCTTCGTGCAGGATTCCTGTGCCTTGACCAGCTGCTGCAGTTGCCTTCGCTGGCCGAGCAATGGCGTGCTATCGAGCGACGGTTTCCGGGTGCTCCGCAAGACCGGCTGTTGCGCGAATTGGTGCGGGGCCAGATCGGGCGCATGGTCAATGACGTGATCGCCACGGCGCAAGCGAACATCAGGGAAACCGGCGTGGCCAGCGTGGAAGACGTGCGTGCGGCCGGCCGTGCGCTGGCCACGTTTTCCCCAGCGATGGGCGAGGAAGAGCGGGCGCTCAAGCAGTTCATGTATGATCGGCTCTATCTGCACGAAGAGCAATGCCAGACGGCAGACCGGGCCAAGAACGTGATTGCCCTGCTGTTCAAGGCCTATGCTGGTGACCCTGCGCAGATGCCCGAAAGCTGGCGCAATACGCTGTCCGATGCAGAGCCGGCGCGAACGCGGCACATTGCGGACTTCATTTCAGGGATGACCGATCGCTATGCGATCGACAGCTACGCCAGGCTGTTTGGACAGGCACCAGAAGGATTGCGCAATGTCTGAGCGGACGAGGGTGGTTCTCGTCGGCGCGACCGGGCTGGTTGGCCGTGCGGTGATGGCCGAGGCTGTCGGGCGGCCAGACATTCACCTCGTTGCCGTGGCCCGACGCGAAGTGCCGTTGCCCAAAGGCGCGCGGATGGAAATGCTGCTGTCCGATACAGGGCATTGGCCTGATGCCATCGCTGCAGGGCGGCCGGACACCGTGGTGATTGCGCTTGGCACCACGATCAAGGCCGTGGGTGGTGACAAGCAGGCCTTCCGCGCCGTGGATCACGATCTGGTGCTGGAGTGCGCTGCGGCAGCAAAGGCTGCGGGGGCGAGGCAGCTGATCGTGGTATCCTCGGTCGGTGCGCAGTTCTCGTCGAAGAACTTCTACCTTTCGGTCAAGGGCGAGGTCGAGGACAAGCTGGCAAAGCTGCATTTCGATCGCCTCGACCTGATCCGGCCCGGCCTTTTGCGCGGTAAGCGCGAAGGTGCGGCACGACCGGCGGAACGGATCGGGATGATCCTGAGTCCTCTCGTAGACTTGCTGATGGTTGGAAGCCTGAGAAAGTACCGTTCAGCCAAGGCCGGCGACGTTGCCCGCGTGATCCTCAGGCTCGCCGGCACGAAACAGCGCGGGCGCGTCGTTCATCAGCACGACGAGATGCAGCGCATCCTGCGCCGGGGATAAGCTCGTCTCACTACAGTTGACTTCACGCTGCACTGCAACGAATAGGAGCCGTCGCTGATCGCGCGGGAGAGCTCTCTCGATTCGTTCAGGGTCGAGAGACGCCGAAGGAGCAACCGCCCCGGAATCTCTCAGGCAAATGGACCGCGTTGGTCGATAGCGACACTCTGGAAAGTGCCGCTTCCCGCAAAGGGAAGGGCCGCCGAAGGGGTAACCCCAACCAAACCCGTCTGGAGAGGCGGGCGGGGAAAGCTCTCAGGTTTCCGTGACAGAGGGGGCGCCGAATGGCGCCTGAACTGCACGGGACTGATATTTGTGAGCGACACATACGAAAATTCCGAGAATGACCCTGACGTGCCGGTCGGCCCGTTGGTCTTGCCGCTAGATGCGTGGCACCGCGCGCGCGGCGGACGCATGGTCGACTTCGCGGGCTACTGGATGCCGGTCCAGTTCGAAGGAATCATCGCCGAACACCTGTGGACACGGTCCAGCGCCGGGTTCTTCGATGTCTCGCACATGGGCCAACTATATGTCTCAGGGGATGGCGTAGAGGCGGCGCTCGAGGCGGTTCTGCCCATTGACCTTTCGACGCTGCCAGTGGGCGGCGTGCGATACTCGCTGCTGCTGAACGAAGAGGGAGGCATTCTCGATGACCTGATGGTCACTCGCTGGGGCACCGGCTTCTACCTCGTCGTCAACGGCGCGACCAAGTGGGACGACATCGGCCATTTGCGCGAGCATCTGCCCGATGCGGTGACGATCAATCACCTTGAGGACAGCGCGTTGTTCGCGCTTCAGGGGCCGAAGGCGTTTGAAGCGCTCGAACCGCTGGTGTCCGGCGAGCTTCCGCTTTCGGCGCTGACTTTCATGCGCGGCGGATCGTTCAAGCTGGGCGGAGTAGACGCCTGGATCAGCCGCTCGGGCTATACCGGCGAGGACGGCTTCGAGATCGCGGTTCCCGCCGAGAACGCAACGGAGCTGGCGAATCTGATCTGTGCCCAGTCTCAGGTGAAGCCAATCGGCCTCGGCGCGCGCGACAGTCTGCGGCTTGAGGCAGGCCTTCCGCTCTATGGCCATGACATGACCGAAACCATCGATCCGGTCAGCGCCGAACTTCTGTTCGGCATCAACAAGCGCCGCCGTAGCGGCGGCGGCTTCATCGGCGCGGAGCAAGTCTTGCCGCTGATCACGTCGGGTGCAGCGATGCGCCGGGTCGGTCTCGCCATCGAAGGCCGCATGGCTGCCCGCGAAGGGGCAAAGGTGCTGACTGGCGATGCCGAAGTCGGCACCATCACCTCGGGTGGTTTCTCGCCCAGTCTCGAGCGCCCCATCGCCATGGCCTATGTGCCGGTCGATCTCGCTGCCCCGGCACCCCGCTTTCCATCGACGTGCGCGGCCGCAAGCTCGCCGCGACCGTCGTCCCGATGCCTTTCGTTACCCATCGCTACCATCGCAAAGGAGCCGCCTGATGACCCGCTATTTCACCAAGGACCACGAATGGATCGCGGTTGAAGGCGCTGAAGCGACTGTCGGGATCACCGACTACGCGCAGAGCCAGCTGGGCGACATCACCTTTGTCGAGCTTCCCGGCGAAGGCAGCGAAGTGGCCAAGGGCTACAGCGCCTCGGTGGTCGACAGCGTCAAGGCAGCGTCCGACGTCTACGCCCCGGTTTCGGGCAAGGTGACGGTCGCAAACGCCGCGCTCGAGGATCAGCCCGAACTGGTCAACTCGGACCCCGAGGGCGAGGGCTGGCTGTGGAAGATGACCCTGTCCGACACCGCCGAACTCGAAGGCCTGATGGATGAGGCCGCCTATCAGGCCTACGTCGCGGAGCTGTGATCCCATGCGCTACCTTCCACTGACCGACGCTGACCGGAGCGCTATGCTTTCGGTCATTGGTGCGGGGTCGATCGACGAGCTGTTCGCCGACGTTCCAGCCGAGGCACGTCTCTCTGCGCCCATCGCTGGCCTGCCAAATCACGCCACCGAAATGGCGGTCGAACGCCATATGGCGCGGCTTTCGGCGAACAACACCACCGCCGGATCTGTGCCGTTCTTCCTCGGTGCGGGGGCCTATCGCCACCACGTGCCCGCCACGGTCGATCACATAATCCAGCGTGGCGAATTCCTGACGGCCTACACGCCCTACCAGCCCGAGATTGCGCAGGGCACGCTTCAGGTGCTGTTCGAATTCCAGACGCAGGTTGCTAGACTATTCGGGACCGACGTGGCCAACGCCTCGCTCTATGATGGCTCGACGGCGTGCTGGGAAGCGATCGCAATGGCTGGGCGGATCAGCAAGCGCGGCAAAGCCGTGCTTTCGGGCGGCGTGCATCCGCACTACGTCGAAACCGCGCGCACGATGGCCAAGTTCACCGGTGACGTGCTTGACACCAGCGCGCCGGTTCTGGAGGCCGCGCCGGACGATGATGCGCTGATCGCCAAGATCGACGCTGAAACCTCGTGCGTCGTCGTGCAGTACCCCGACATCTTTGGCCGCATTCCCGATCTGGCAAAGATCGCCACCGCCGCCCATGGCGCGGGCGCGCTGCTGATCGCGGTGGTGACCGAGCCGGTCGCGCTCGGCGTGCTCCAAAGCCCAGGCAGCCTTGGTGCCGATATCGTCGTGGGTGAGGGGCAGTCCCTCGGCGTCGGTCTCCAGTTCGGCGGCCCCTATCTCGGCCTGTTCGGCTGCCGCGAGAAGTACCTGCGCCAGATCCCCGGCCGCCTGTGTGGAGAGACTGTGGACGCCGATGGCAAGCGCGGTTTCGTGCTGACGCTTTCGACCCGCGAGCAGCACATCCGG is a window of Novosphingobium sp. THN1 DNA encoding:
- the gcvPA gene encoding aminomethyl-transferring glycine dehydrogenase subunit GcvPA, which encodes MRYLPLTDADRSAMLSVIGAGSIDELFADVPAEARLSAPIAGLPNHATEMAVERHMARLSANNTTAGSVPFFLGAGAYRHHVPATVDHIIQRGEFLTAYTPYQPEIAQGTLQVLFEFQTQVARLFGTDVANASLYDGSTACWEAIAMAGRISKRGKAVLSGGVHPHYVETARTMAKFTGDVLDTSAPVLEAAPDDDALIAKIDAETSCVVVQYPDIFGRIPDLAKIATAAHGAGALLIAVVTEPVALGVLQSPGSLGADIVVGEGQSLGVGLQFGGPYLGLFGCREKYLRQIPGRLCGETVDADGKRGFVLTLSTREQHIRREKATSNICTNSGLCALAFSIHMTLLGGSGLSDMAKLSHLAARKTAAALAEVPGVTVVNSHYFNEFAVTLPRDARQIVRELADRRVLGGISLGRLYPNEESLANGMVVAATECTTDEDIAALVAALKEVLA
- a CDS encoding aspartate/glutamate racemase family protein, which encodes MRKIGLIGGMSWVSTRTYYEDINQLVQARTSKTASAPLLIESLDFTNLIRLSTPEQWDHAAEVLTDSARRLEQAGATALLIGANSMHKVYDHVAAAVSVPVIHIADAVGAKMKEAGVSNATLIGTRNVVMESFYRKRLVAHGVSLLPPVVEEVEAMDKIIYDELMLGKASRSAERTFKTMLTNMGQRGAKGAVLACTELDMVIDVDANVLPIFDGTRIHAQAAVDWILG
- a CDS encoding NAD(P) transhydrogenase subunit alpha, with translation MDFISILSIFVLACFVGYYVVWSVTPALHTPLMAVTNAISSVIVVGALVASAAAGSPSAKWLGLGAVVLASVNIFGGFAVTARMLAMYKKKEKK
- a CDS encoding NAD(P)H-binding protein yields the protein MSERTRVVLVGATGLVGRAVMAEAVGRPDIHLVAVARREVPLPKGARMEMLLSDTGHWPDAIAAGRPDTVVIALGTTIKAVGGDKQAFRAVDHDLVLECAAAAKAAGARQLIVVSSVGAQFSSKNFYLSVKGEVEDKLAKLHFDRLDLIRPGLLRGKREGAARPAERIGMILSPLVDLLMVGSLRKYRSAKAGDVARVILRLAGTKQRGRVVHQHDEMQRILRRG
- a CDS encoding deoxyguanosinetriphosphate triphosphohydrolase encodes the protein MEGRAPYASDPARTRGREFGLDDKASRGPRSAFQRDRDRIIHSIAFRRLRHKTQVFIAPDGDHYRVRLTHSLEVAQIGRVIARALGLDEDLTEALCLAHDIGHPPFGHAGEDALEEAMAEAGGFDHNANTLRVLMRLESPYCGHEGLNLSWETLEGLAKHNGPILKPTWALEELDAAFPMDLSSFASLEAQVAAISDDIAYDNHDIDDGLRAGFLCLDQLLQLPSLAEQWRAIERRFPGAPQDRLLRELVRGQIGRMVNDVIATAQANIRETGVASVEDVRAAGRALATFSPAMGEEERALKQFMYDRLYLHEEQCQTADRAKNVIALLFKAYAGDPAQMPESWRNTLSDAEPARTRHIADFISGMTDRYAIDSYARLFGQAPEGLRNV
- a CDS encoding NAD(P)(+) transhydrogenase (Re/Si-specific) subunit beta; its protein translation is MEHVAVSPWVALAYLVSGVLFILALRGLSSPATSRAGNRYGMIGMTIAVVTTLLTHEIASLPEIIVALAIGGGIGFVIARKIAMTDMPQLVAAFHSLVGLAAVLVGLAAYLNPDAFGIMLPDGQINPVSRIELGLGIAIGAITFSGSVIAFLKLAGKMSGSPILLPGRHVLNLGTLIAIIGLVAYFTQDQSAWVIATITVLSFIIGFLLIIPIGGADMPVVVSMLNSYSGWAAAAMGFTLHNTAMIVTGALVGSSGAILSYIMCKAMNRGFLAVIAGGFGAEAAAGGGAAKEQRPWKRGSAEDAAYMMKEAENVIIIPGYGMAVSQAQHALREMGDVLKKEGVNVKYAIHPVAGRMPGHMNVLLAEANVPYDEVFELEDINSEFAQADVAFIIGANDVVNPAAKTDKSSPIYGMPVFDVDKAKTIFFVKRSMGGVGYAGVDNDVFYMDQTMMLLADAKKMVEDIVKALQH
- the gcvH gene encoding glycine cleavage system protein GcvH, translated to MTRYFTKDHEWIAVEGAEATVGITDYAQSQLGDITFVELPGEGSEVAKGYSASVVDSVKAASDVYAPVSGKVTVANAALEDQPELVNSDPEGEGWLWKMTLSDTAELEGLMDEAAYQAYVAEL